The Alphaproteobacteria bacterium genome contains a region encoding:
- a CDS encoding efflux RND transporter permease subunit produces MANPVDFAINHARLTIAALAFLLVAGLVAYVTIPKEAEPDVRIPIIYTLLSQRGISPEDAERLLIKPVETKLKSVSNVKEMRATAFEGGAYVLLEFQAGFDSKAALADVRAKVDEAKRDLPKDADEPAVQEVNLSLYPVLVVALAGDLPERTLARLARTAKSTIEQVPGVISAEIRGVRDEAVEVVAEPMLMKSYGVSLEQLIAITQQSNSLVAAGALEGATGRFAVKVPALIERPQDMLKIPVAASAGAVVTLGDVAQVKPTFKDATSITRVNGRPAMTIEVSKRTGANLIETVDGVKYVVEQMKKQWPEGIQVSYTQDKSKTIRQMLSDLQNSVITGVLLVAIIILFALGFRASLFIGIAIPASFLAGVLGLQIAGLTVNIVVLFSLILAVGMLVDDAIIVSEFAERRMAEGTPPREAYSMAAKRMAGPVTAATLTRVAAFSPLLFWPGVVGEFMKYMPITLIATLSASLVVALFFTPTLGALLGRAATVPHDERAKDRGLYMQTVRLALRHPGTTLLLALALLIAVQMAYGKFGRGVEFFPKVEPDYGQVVIHGRGNLSLDEKDRLVRTVEERVLKFSGLKTVYTRAGEQPRQNNELGEDTIGVIQFEFDNWQHRPPAHEIMDAIRDKTADIPGILVEVTAPRAGPPTGKPIQVQLSALDPDLLPVAAKKVAAILAARSDVRDVDDGLPLPGIDWRIEVNKGEAAKYQANVNTVGTGVQLVTNGAKVTEYRPSDNDKAVDILVRFPKDRRSLEQIDELRIQTPVGHVPIGNFVTRVPAQRVGNINRINGNRVITVSSNVAEGVQSANVQKEIAGDLAKVDLGSNVIFKMKGEDEEREKAGAFLMKAFGTALFLIFAILLAQFNKFISVGLVLTAVILSTIGVLIGLMVMGQPFGVVMTGIGVIANAGVIVNNNIVLIDTYDRLRREGVAAYDAIIETCRERARPVVLTAVTAILGVLPIAFGMNIEFMTREITIGAPATQWWISLSTAIVFGLGFATVLTLVVTPAALMAIANVAAWRERRKTRRAERRAARVAVTQPAE; encoded by the coding sequence ATGGCCAATCCCGTCGACTTCGCCATCAACCATGCGCGCCTGACGATTGCGGCGCTCGCCTTCCTGCTGGTCGCGGGCCTCGTCGCCTATGTGACGATCCCGAAGGAAGCCGAGCCGGATGTGAGGATCCCGATCATTTACACGCTGCTCTCCCAGCGCGGGATCAGCCCGGAAGACGCCGAGCGCCTGCTGATCAAGCCGGTCGAGACCAAGCTCAAGTCGGTCTCGAACGTGAAGGAGATGCGCGCGACCGCCTTCGAAGGCGGCGCCTATGTGCTGCTCGAATTCCAGGCCGGCTTTGATTCCAAGGCGGCGCTGGCCGATGTGCGGGCGAAAGTGGACGAGGCAAAACGCGACCTGCCGAAGGATGCCGATGAGCCGGCCGTGCAGGAGGTGAACCTCTCGCTCTATCCGGTGCTGGTCGTGGCGCTCGCCGGGGACCTGCCGGAGCGCACGCTCGCGCGCCTTGCGCGCACCGCCAAAAGCACGATCGAGCAGGTGCCCGGCGTCATCTCGGCAGAAATTCGCGGCGTCCGCGACGAGGCGGTCGAGGTCGTGGCCGAGCCCATGCTGATGAAGAGCTATGGCGTCTCACTCGAACAGCTGATCGCGATCACGCAGCAGTCGAACAGCCTCGTGGCCGCAGGCGCGCTCGAAGGCGCGACCGGCCGCTTTGCCGTGAAGGTTCCCGCGCTGATCGAGCGGCCGCAGGACATGCTCAAGATTCCAGTCGCGGCAAGTGCGGGCGCGGTCGTGACGCTCGGCGACGTCGCGCAGGTGAAGCCGACCTTCAAGGACGCGACCTCGATCACGCGCGTGAATGGCCGGCCCGCCATGACAATCGAAGTCTCGAAACGCACCGGCGCGAACCTGATCGAGACGGTCGACGGCGTGAAATACGTCGTCGAGCAGATGAAGAAGCAGTGGCCGGAAGGGATCCAGGTTTCCTACACGCAGGACAAGTCGAAGACCATTCGGCAGATGCTGTCCGATCTGCAGAATTCGGTCATCACCGGCGTGTTGCTGGTCGCGATCATCATCCTGTTCGCGCTCGGCTTCCGCGCATCGCTGTTCATCGGCATCGCTATTCCGGCATCGTTCCTGGCCGGCGTGCTCGGCCTGCAGATCGCCGGCCTGACCGTCAACATCGTGGTGCTGTTCTCGCTCATCCTTGCGGTCGGCATGCTGGTCGACGACGCGATCATCGTGTCGGAATTCGCCGAGCGGCGCATGGCGGAAGGCACGCCGCCGCGCGAGGCCTATTCGATGGCGGCAAAGCGCATGGCGGGCCCGGTCACGGCCGCGACGCTCACGCGCGTTGCGGCGTTCTCGCCGCTGTTGTTCTGGCCCGGGGTGGTCGGCGAGTTCATGAAATACATGCCGATCACGCTGATCGCGACGCTGTCGGCGTCGCTGGTGGTCGCGCTGTTCTTCACGCCCACGCTTGGCGCGCTGCTCGGACGCGCCGCGACGGTGCCGCATGACGAGCGCGCGAAGGATCGCGGGCTTTACATGCAGACGGTGCGGCTCGCGTTGCGCCACCCCGGCACGACGTTGCTGCTGGCGCTCGCGCTGCTCATCGCCGTGCAGATGGCTTACGGCAAGTTCGGCCGCGGGGTCGAGTTCTTCCCCAAGGTCGAGCCGGACTATGGGCAGGTGGTGATCCACGGCCGCGGAAATCTCTCGCTCGACGAGAAGGATCGCCTGGTGCGCACCGTCGAGGAGCGTGTGCTGAAGTTCTCGGGCCTGAAGACCGTATACACGCGCGCCGGAGAGCAGCCGCGCCAGAACAACGAGCTCGGCGAGGATACGATCGGCGTTATCCAGTTCGAGTTCGACAACTGGCAGCACCGCCCGCCCGCGCACGAGATCATGGACGCGATCCGCGACAAGACCGCGGACATTCCGGGCATTCTGGTCGAAGTCACGGCGCCGCGCGCCGGACCGCCGACCGGCAAGCCGATCCAGGTGCAGCTCTCTGCGCTCGATCCGGATCTGCTGCCGGTCGCGGCGAAAAAGGTTGCCGCAATTCTTGCCGCGCGCTCCGACGTGCGCGACGTGGACGATGGCCTGCCGCTGCCCGGCATCGACTGGCGCATCGAGGTGAACAAGGGCGAGGCCGCGAAATACCAGGCCAACGTCAACACCGTCGGCACCGGCGTGCAGCTGGTCACCAATGGCGCCAAGGTGACTGAGTATCGCCCCTCCGACAACGACAAGGCGGTCGATATCCTCGTGCGCTTCCCGAAAGACCGCCGCAGCCTCGAGCAGATCGACGAGCTGCGCATCCAGACGCCGGTCGGGCATGTGCCGATTGGCAACTTCGTGACGCGCGTGCCGGCGCAGCGCGTCGGCAATATCAACCGCATCAACGGCAACCGCGTCATTACGGTCTCGTCGAACGTTGCCGAGGGCGTGCAGAGCGCGAACGTGCAGAAGGAAATCGCAGGCGACCTTGCCAAGGTCGATCTCGGGTCGAACGTGATCTTCAAGATGAAAGGCGAGGACGAGGAGCGCGAGAAGGCGGGCGCCTTCCTGATGAAGGCGTTCGGCACCGCGCTGTTCCTGATTTTCGCGATCCTGCTGGCGCAGTTCAACAAGTTCATCTCGGTCGGATTGGTGCTCACCGCGGTGATCCTGTCGACCATCGGCGTGCTGATCGGCCTGATGGTGATGGGACAGCCGTTCGGCGTGGTGATGACCGGCATCGGCGTGATCGCGAACGCGGGCGTGATCGTGAACAACAACATCGTGCTGATCGACACCTATGATCGCCTGCGGCGCGAGGGCGTTGCCGCGTATGACGCGATCATCGAGACATGCCGCGAGCGCGCGCGTCCGGTGGTGTTGACCGCCGTAACGGCGATCCTCGGCGTGCTGCCGATCGCGTTCGGCATGAACATCGAGTTCATGACGCGCGAGATCACGATCGGGGCGCCGGCGACCCAGTGGTGGATTTCGCTCTCCACCGCGATCGTGTTCGGGCTCGGCTTTGCGACTGTGCTGACCTTGGTGGTGACGCCGGCTGCCCTGATGGCGATCGCAAACGTCGCGGCGTGGCGCGAGCGGCGCAAGACTCGGCGGGCGGAGCGCCGCGCGGCCCGGGTTGCGGTGACCCAGCCGGCGGAATAG
- a CDS encoding efflux RND transporter periplasmic adaptor subunit, which yields MKGARIAAVGLVVGAAAWIASGHLFPHETAESRAAVQPEAKQQQQKLFRVSVIDSRLEPRTRNLVLSGRTEADKKMMLTARVDGVVSDLKVRRGSLVKEGDVIAVLSDEAREARVLQARAMLIQRKTELTAKMKLVEQGTMPRLEAVNLETQYKAAEAGLAAAEAEKERSVIRAPWAGIVNDVPVEIGQAVLSFMGKDIAQIVSVDPILAVVEVAERNLAGVHLGDPAEVRLVTGKKANGKVRFISKSASANTRTYRVDVEVPNPDGLIPDGITMEVAIPLAPVPATRVPRSALTFSSSGELGVRAVDADSKVAFVPVSVVEDQQEFMWVGGIADGARVIVQGQDFVREGQQVEPVEGEAPKTAAR from the coding sequence ATGAAGGGTGCACGCATTGCCGCGGTTGGACTTGTGGTCGGCGCGGCCGCCTGGATCGCGTCGGGTCATCTGTTCCCGCATGAGACGGCGGAGAGCCGCGCGGCCGTTCAGCCCGAGGCAAAACAGCAGCAACAGAAGCTGTTCCGCGTCTCCGTGATCGACTCGCGCCTCGAGCCGCGCACGCGCAACCTCGTGCTTTCCGGCCGCACCGAGGCCGACAAGAAGATGATGCTCACCGCGCGCGTCGATGGCGTCGTCAGCGATCTGAAGGTGCGGCGCGGCTCGCTGGTAAAGGAGGGCGATGTGATCGCCGTCCTCTCCGACGAGGCGCGCGAAGCGCGCGTGCTGCAGGCGCGTGCCATGCTGATCCAGCGCAAGACCGAGCTCACGGCCAAGATGAAGCTGGTCGAGCAGGGCACCATGCCCAGGCTCGAAGCGGTCAATCTCGAAACGCAGTACAAGGCCGCCGAAGCCGGGCTCGCCGCCGCCGAGGCCGAGAAGGAGCGCAGCGTCATCCGGGCGCCCTGGGCCGGCATCGTGAATGACGTGCCGGTCGAGATCGGACAAGCGGTGCTGTCATTCATGGGCAAGGACATCGCACAGATCGTCTCGGTCGATCCGATTCTCGCGGTCGTCGAGGTCGCGGAGCGCAATCTTGCCGGCGTGCATCTTGGCGATCCGGCCGAGGTCCGGCTCGTCACCGGCAAGAAAGCCAACGGCAAGGTCCGTTTCATCTCCAAGTCGGCGAGCGCGAATACCCGCACCTACCGGGTCGATGTGGAAGTCCCAAACCCGGACGGCCTGATCCCGGACGGCATCACTATGGAAGTGGCGATCCCGCTCGCGCCGGTTCCGGCAACGCGCGTGCCGCGCTCGGCGCTGACGTTCTCGTCGTCGGGCGAGCTTGGCGTGCGCGCCGTCGATGCGGACAGCAAGGTCGCGTTCGTGCCGGTGTCCGTCGTCGAAGACCAGCAGGAGTTCATGTGGGTCGGCGGCATCGCGGATGGAGCCCGCGTGATCGTGCAGGGGCAGGACTTCGTGCGCGAGGGCCAGCAGGTCGAGCCGGTCGAAGGCGAAGCGCCGAAGACCGCCGCGCGCTAG
- a CDS encoding TetR/AcrR family transcriptional regulator has protein sequence MRRANVQLAADRRSEILSAAQTCFARAGFHQTSMQEICAEAGMSPGNLYRYFRSKEDIIAGIAERDRAETAQNLAAVSAENFFDGIAALAQQHLVERSLEEVALCAEIMAESRRNPAVARIYQDIEADVRARFIELLKRAAERGEIRRDIDLNGTVTVLFALADGLSWRRAVEPSFNAEAVMPIVLRMVEQLLAPGANDNKIGGQS, from the coding sequence ATGCGCCGGGCCAATGTCCAGCTCGCGGCTGACCGCCGCAGCGAAATCCTGAGCGCCGCGCAGACCTGCTTCGCGCGCGCGGGCTTCCACCAGACCTCGATGCAGGAGATCTGCGCCGAGGCGGGCATGAGCCCCGGCAACCTCTACCGCTATTTCCGTTCCAAGGAAGACATCATTGCCGGTATCGCGGAGCGTGACCGCGCCGAGACCGCGCAGAACCTCGCCGCGGTGAGTGCCGAGAATTTCTTCGATGGGATTGCGGCGCTGGCGCAGCAGCATCTGGTCGAGCGCAGCCTCGAAGAGGTCGCGCTCTGTGCCGAGATCATGGCGGAGAGCCGCCGCAATCCCGCCGTGGCGCGCATTTACCAGGACATCGAGGCAGACGTGCGGGCACGCTTCATCGAATTGCTCAAGCGCGCGGCCGAGCGCGGCGAGATCCGCCGCGACATCGACCTGAATGGGACCGTGACGGTGCTGTTCGCGCTCGCGGACGGGCTGTCGTGGCGGCGAGCGGTGGAGCCGTCGTTCAACGCCGAAGCCGTGATGCCGATCGTGCTGCGCATGGTCGAACAGTTGCTCGCTCCGGGTGCCAACGACAACAAGATCGGGGGACAGTCATGA